One stretch of Acropora muricata isolate sample 2 chromosome 12, ASM3666990v1, whole genome shotgun sequence DNA includes these proteins:
- the LOC136891918 gene encoding protein adenylyltransferase SelO, mitochondrial-like → MSHFSWSRKIFPWHFIPKINLAFIRKPSRFPSKQCCVNYFCAGLEQSTNYDSKMATLETLNFDNLALRSLPIDKELDNYVRQVSGACFSRVQPTPVNSAKTVVYSSQAMSLLDLTEEELNRADFAEYFSGNKILPGAEPAAHCYCGHQFGYFSGQLGDGATMYLGEVVNNKDQRWEIQFKGAGLTPFSRQADGRKVLRSSIREFLCSEAMHFLGVPTTRAGSCVTSDSKIIRDIFYNGNAIREKCTIVLRIAPTFIRFGSFEIFKPVDSMTGRRGPSAGRTDIMVQLLDYTVNTFFPEVITGNKEDTYLGFFKEVARRTAKLVAMWQCVGFCHGVLNTDNMSILGLTIDYGPFGFLDYYDPNHVCNASDDHGRYRFEAQPEICKWNLGKLAEAIKDVLPLERSMAALEEIYDVEFQRHYMEKMHLKLGLLNKQLPEDGDLVKSLLDTMYQTGADFTNCFRCLSRISVQNSSCGDDSDESILDYLISQCQTLEEKKRTSKPYLGAREFQMFMMLLQNSPGLMEQLGAGGVMIEKEKERREKFARLEALTHESKEAQDRKMWQDWIGQYRLRLQADIQDEQDQEKAKKERVEVMKSNNPRYILRNYMAQNAISAAENGDYSEVQRVLKLLENPYSDNIELDLKSKREAETVEASCSATEHFNYYDRKPPSWAIDLKIT, encoded by the exons ATGTCTCACTTTAGTTGGTCGAGAAAAATATTTCCTTGGCATTTTATTCCTAAAATCAATCTTGCTTTCATTAGAAAGCCGTCGCGATTCCCCTCCAAGCAATGTTGTGTGAATTATTTCTGTGCAGGCCTTGAACAATCAACAAACTACGACTCCAAAATGGCGACTTTGGAAACTTTGAATTTCGATAATTTAGCTCTGAGAAGCTTACCAATTGACAAGGAGCTCGACAATTATGTGCGGCAAGTTTCTGGAGCTTGTTTTTCTCGTGTACAGCCAACTCCTGTGAACAGTGCCAAAACAGTGGTTTATTCGTCCCAAGCGATGTCTCTGCTCGACTTGACAGAAGAGGAATTAAACCGTGCTGATTTTGCCGAATATTTCAGCGGGAACAAAATTTTGCCCGGGGCAGAGCCAGCAGCCCATTGCTATTGTGGTCACCAGTTTGGATATTTTTCTGGTCAACTCGGAGATGGTGCTACAAT GTACCTGGGTGAGGTAGTAAACAACAAAGATCAGAGGTGGGAAATCCAATTTAAAGGGGCTGGATTGACTCCATTCTCTCGGCAAGCAGATGGCAGGAAGGTGCTAAGATCAAGCATACGTGAATTTCTGTGCAGTGAG GCAATGCACTTTCTTGGAGTTCCAACCACTAGAG CTGGAAGCTGTGTAACATCAGATTCAAAGATAATCAGAGACATATTCTACAATGGAAATGCTATTCGGGAAAAATGCACAATTGTTTTAAGGATTGCACCAACCTTTATCAG GTTTGGATCATTTGAGATATTCAAACCAGTAGATTCAATGACTGGACGGAGAGGACCAAGTGCAGGACGCACAGACATTATGGTTCAGCTTCTTGACTACACTGTGAACACGTTTTTCCCAGAg GTTATCACAGGCAACAAAGAAGACACCTATTTGGGATTCTTTAAAGAAGTAGCAAGGCGCACTGCCAAGCTCGTAGCCATGTGGCAATGTGTTGGGTTTTGTCACGG TGTGCTCAATACAGATAACATGAGTATTCTTGGTCTGACAATTGATTATGGTCCCTTTGGTTTTCTGGATTATTATGATCCTAACCATGTGTGCAATGCTTCAG ATGATCATGGCAGGTATCGTTTTGAGGCTCAACCTGAGATTTGCAAATGGAATTTGGGCAAATTGGCTGAGGCTATCAAAGATGTGCTTCCTCTGGAAAGATCCATGGCTGCTTTGGAGGAGAT CTATGATGTGGAATTTCAGCGGCACTACATGGAGAAAATGCATCTCAAA CTGGGATTATTGAACAAACAACTTCCTGAAGATGG AGATCTTGTAAAGAGCCTTTTGGATACCATGTACCAGACAG GAGCTGATTTCACAAATTGTTTCCGCTGTCTCTCCAGGATTTCTGTACAAAACAGCTCATGTGGTGATGATAG TGATGAGAGTATTTTGGATTACTTGATTTCACAATGTCAAACATTAGAGGAGAAGAAAAGAACCTCCAAGCCATACCTTGGGGCAAG AGAATTCCAGATGTTCATGATGTTACTTCAAAACAGTCCTGGTCTTATGGAGCAGCTGGGTGCTGGAGGAGTCATgattgagaaagaaaaagaaagaagagagaAATTTGCGAGATTGGAG GCTTTAACACATGAATCAAAAGAAGCCCAAGATCGCAAAATGTGGCAAGATTGGATTGGCCAATATAG GTTACGCCTTCAGGCAGATATTCAGGATGAGCAAGATCAAGAGAAG GCCAAAAAGGAGCGGGTTGAAGTTATGAAATCCAACAACCCAAG ATATATTCTCAGAAACTACATGGCTCAAAATGCTATTTCTGCAGCAGAAAATGGAGATTATTCAGAG gTTCAAAGAGTCCTGAAGCTTCTTGAAAACCCTTACAGTGACAACATTGAGCTTGATCTCAAATCAAAAAGAGAGGCAGAGACTGTAGAAGCCAGTTGCAGTGCCACGGAACATTTCAATTATTATGACAGAAAACCACCTAGTTGGGCAATTGATTTAAAGATCACATGA